A single region of the Mesotoga sp. Brook.08.105.5.1 genome encodes:
- a CDS encoding SAM-dependent chlorinase/fluorinase, with the protein MIAFLSDWGLSSYYVGVAKAAIKEVNRKAEIIDICHDIKPFSIKHGAYVVQRVIRDLPKDAVFLAVVDPGVGTSRKPIMMILKDGRRLVGPDNGLFTFVGEEYGIHEIRELENREYHRGSSRSFHGRDIFAPVAAYVDAGVEPEKLGSRLMNFEYLKYKKPVRDGNTIMGETAFYDHFGNLETNIPASLGKDLEEGDTLEIVKGRRPFKLTFGNTYYDVNPGNLMAHFDSAGFLEITVNKGSAQHFLSIEEGEPITLVKV; encoded by the coding sequence GTGATAGCATTTTTGAGTGACTGGGGACTAAGCAGCTACTATGTTGGTGTAGCTAAAGCCGCGATTAAAGAAGTAAATAGAAAGGCGGAGATAATAGATATATGCCATGATATCAAACCTTTCAGCATTAAACACGGAGCATACGTCGTGCAAAGAGTAATAAGGGATCTTCCCAAGGATGCAGTCTTCCTCGCAGTTGTCGATCCCGGCGTGGGAACTTCGAGAAAGCCAATAATGATGATTCTTAAGGATGGAAGGCGGCTTGTTGGTCCCGACAACGGTTTGTTCACATTTGTTGGGGAAGAGTATGGTATTCACGAGATTCGTGAATTGGAAAACAGAGAATACCACAGAGGCAGTTCGAGAAGCTTCCACGGTAGAGATATCTTCGCTCCAGTGGCTGCCTATGTGGATGCGGGAGTCGAGCCAGAAAAGCTTGGTTCAAGACTTATGAACTTCGAGTACTTGAAATACAAGAAGCCTGTCAGAGATGGAAATACGATTATGGGAGAGACCGCCTTCTATGATCACTTTGGGAACCTCGAGACCAATATTCCAGCATCTCTTGGAAAGGATCTGGAAGAAGGCGATACTCTTGAGATAGTTAAAGGGAGAAGACCCTTCAAGCTGACCTTTGGAAACACTTATTACGATGTCAACCCGGGAAACCTGATGGCTCACTTCGATTCAGCCGGTTTTTTGGAGATAACTGTGAACAAGGGAAGCGCACAGCATTTCCTTTCTATTGAAGAAGGAGAACCCATAACGCTTGTCAAAGTCTGA